The following are encoded together in the Mycteria americana isolate JAX WOST 10 ecotype Jacksonville Zoo and Gardens chromosome 2, USCA_MyAme_1.0, whole genome shotgun sequence genome:
- the MCMDC2 gene encoding minichromosome maintenance domain-containing protein 2, whose translation MALLIYTFIIIIAWPVLTSFLHSLFQHFGKECKDLSWNMHREIQKNRETALVYLDRSGGLQKFMHDCKKYNDSKQSYAVYRFIISINPSDIAELDATLGNYILHNPIQAAQIFQSVCFIAIKTLSLIEQLQTEAQISILLKPTHLPPLPSYVLSLSAFPFNYTSQRFYMSEGIAIAMGTVTKYTQGARFLCTEETCPFSEGFRYIRVHLPGATESATVRNDFVCSLCSSPLQEDMKFRVLGDKQIVEIIDAKVLNALKGYSNAKSHFRIQAFTVFLRDELANKMKIGDHYKIIGIPACVQNGLQATACIEVNSVQLCKPNGPSFVSDNFKHLLSLTSSSCWRFTAILANVFASEVVPPGTYNTLKLAILLSLVQTCEKENADYLDLLIVTNDTLVIDRLLNYSICLLPRGIRHPPSSEIFPSVSKDKHGTGSASIQACSAVLAKGGICYIGDLSSYKKDKLELLQSVLESRMTTVFIPGKKYGEETDQQVTISVQTNFWSFVDADSSSKKHIQKDNFLIGQMDVSLIPPNLLDVFGLLIYSEFPSCQLSSPLVHHILKKAINPEAMLYKVSQQFRMQDYKEFILFAKNLHVELSSEAENLIQGYYLASRRVRRDSSHGSTLSASALKILISLSKAHTKLSLRKKVLEEDVLIAILLLESSLTLKHGKSALCIAPNPVFPFDLTDENSLQQRDSYLMECHHQLLKFIGAYGPGIHLNTNEE comes from the exons ATGGCTTTGTTAATATATACCTTTATTATTATCATAGCATGGCCAGTTCTAACCTCATTTCTTCACAGTTTATTCCAACATTTTGGTAAAGAGTGCAAAGATCTTTCTTGGAATATGCATcgtgaaatacagaaaaacagggaAACCGCCCTTGTTTACCTTGACAGAAGTGGTGGCCTTCAGAAATTCATGCATGATTGCAAAAAATACAATG ACTCAAAACAAAGTTACGCTGTTTATCGTTTCATTATTTCAATAAATCCTTCTGATATTGCTGAACTAGATGCAACTCTTGGAAACTACATTCTTCATAATCCCATACAAGCTGCACAGATTTTTCAGTCA GTATGTTTCATAGCTATTAAGACATTATCATTAATTGAACAACTGCAAACAGAGGCCCAG ATTAGTATACTGCTGAAACCAACACATTTGCCACCTTTACCAAGTTACGTTCTGAGTCTTTCTGCGTTTCCCTTTAATTACACATCTCAAAGATTTTATATGTCTGAAGGAATAGCAATTGCAATGGGAACTGTAACAAAATATACACAAGGAGCAAGATTTCTTTGTACTGAGGAAACCTGTCCATTTTCTgaag gGTTTAGGTACATAAGAGTGCATCTGCCTGGAGCTACAGAATCTGCCACAGTGAGGAATGATTTTGTGTGTAGCTTGTGTTCTTCGCCACTGCAGGAAGACATGAAATTTAGAGTACTTGGTG ataaaCAAATAGTTGAAATAATTGATGCAAAAGTTCTTAATGCTTTGAAAGGATATTCGAATGCTAAATCACACTTTAGGATTCAGGCATTTACAGTTTTCTTGAGAG aTGAACTGgccaataaaatgaaaataggagACCACTACAAGATTATAGGAATTCCAGCTTGTGTACAGAATGGCTTACAAGCTACAGCATGTATAGAAGTCAATAGTGTACAGCTCTGTAAACCAAATG GTCCTTCTTTTGTCAGTGATAATTTTAAGCATCTGCTCTCACTGACTTCAAGTTCATGCTGGAGATTTACAGCCATCCTTGCCAATGTCTTTGCTTCTGAAGTTGTTCCACCAGGCACTTACAATACTCTTAAACTCGCAATATTGCTGAGTCTAGTACAGacatgtgaaaaagaaaatgcagattatCTGGATCTGTTGATTGTGACAAACGACACGCTAGTAATTGATAG GCTTCTGAATTACAGCATATGTCTTCTGCCTCGTGGCATACGACACCCACCTTCTAGtgaaatttttccttctgtgtccAAAGATAAACACGGAACTGGAAGTGCTAGTATTCAAGcttgcagtgctgtgctggctAAGGGTGGTATCTGTTACATAGGAGACTTATCTTCATATAAAAAGGATAAACTTGAACTTCTACAGTCTG TGCTAGAGAGCAGGATGACAACAGTATTCATTCCTGGGAAGAAGtatggagaagagactgaccaACAAGTTACCATTTCAGTTCAGACCAATTTTTGGTCTTTTGTAGATGCAGATTCTTCCTCAAAGAAACATATACAAAAGGATAACTTTTTAATTGGACAGATG GATGTGAGTTTGATTCCACCTAACCTTCTAGATGTTTTTGGGCTTTTGATCTACAGTGAGTTTCCTTCATGTCAACTATCTTCTCCTCTTGTACATCATATCTTGAAAAAAGCCATTAATCCTGAAGCCATGCTGTACAAAGTCTCACAGCAGTTCAGAATGCAGGATTACAAGGAG tttattttgtttgctaagaATCTTCATGTTGAACTGAGTTCAGAAGCAGAAAACCTCATTCAGGGCTACTATCTCGCAAGTCGCAGAGTGAGAAGAGATTCTAGTCATGGATCAACATTATCAGCATCTGCACTAAAAATTCT GATTTCACTGTCTAAGGCTCATACTAAACTAAGTTTAAGAAAGAAAGTACTTGAGGAAGATGTGCTGATTGCCATCTTGTTACTCGAATCATCTCTTACCCTAAAACACG GCAAGTCTGCATTATGCATAGCACCAAatcctgtgtttccatttgaCCTCACTGATGAAAATTCCCTGCAACAGAGAGATAGTTACCTAATGGAGTGTCACCATCAACTGCTGAAGTTTATTGGTGCATACGGCCCAGGAATTCACCTTAACACTAACGAAGAGTGA